Genomic segment of Arachis hypogaea cultivar Tifrunner chromosome 11, arahy.Tifrunner.gnm2.J5K5, whole genome shotgun sequence:
GACCTCTAACCTTTGCCATTCATTGACCAGATGTTAGACCGACTTGCGGGTAAATCTCATACTGCTTTCTTGATGGTTTTACTGgctacttccagattcacattgctcctgatgtccctttggcacctttgcctacaaaaggatgccatttgggctatgcaatgcacccgcCACTTTTCAGCGGTACATGACTAGTGTCTTTTCTGATCTTATGGAGagttgtctggaagtctttatggatgacttcagtgtgCATGGGACTTCATTTGATAGTTTCTtggagaacttggccaaggtcttagctaggtGTGTTGATACTAACCATgtcttaaatttcaaaaaatgtcatttcatggtgagacaaggtatagtgttagaaCACGTAGTCTCTGATAagggcatttctgtagacccggccaaggttgATGTCATTACCAGTTTATCTCAGCCCTCATCTATGAGGGAGGTCCATttctttttggggcatgcaggattctataggcgctttatcaagaattttagaaaaattgaattgccattgtcgcgcctactccaaaaggacgtggactttgagtttgataGTGCTTGTGCGGAAGCATTTGAGGAGTTGAAGAGAGCTCTTATCACAGCACCAATTGTGAGGGGCCATAACTGGACGCAACCATTCGAGATCATGTGCGACGCGTCAAATCAGccgtaggtgccgcgcttgcacagcgcgaagGTAAGCTCCCTTATATCATTGCTTACTCCTCAAAGACATTGCATGCAACACAATCTAACTATATCACTACTGAGAAAAAGATTTTAGCCATTGTTCATGCATTGGATATATTTCGATCTTACTTGCTAGGCTCCAAGATAGTGATATACATGGATCATAcagctttaaaatatttgttgacTAAGAATGTgtcaaaacctaggctcatacgttggatcttgctcttgcaagaatttgatattgagattaggGATCGAAGTGGGTCACAAAATCTAGTTGCAGACCATCTAAGCTGCCTTGAAAATCTCAAATATGACCCATTTTCGATTGATGACTCATTCcctttggatagtttgcatgctgtttcggatagttttccttggtttgctcctatggcgaactacttggttgctaagattttccctcccaacttttcaaagcatcaaagggataagttgaggagtgattccaaatattaCATTTGGGATTACCCTCACTTTTGGAAGAGGGAAGTAGACCAAGTAATTCGTAGATGTGTCCCAGAATCCgaaatccaacccattcttgaGTCTTGTCATTCATCCGAGTGTGGCGGCCACTTTGGCCCAACAACAGACGGCTAAAAAGGTTgaattgtggattctggtggccaacacTATTCAAGGATACTAACCAATTTTGTGTGTCGTGTCACCAATGTCAGAAGTCAGGAAATTCATCctaaagggatgaaatgcctcagcaaccgatgttattttgtgaaatctttgatgtatgGGCATAGAATTTATGGGGCCATTTCCTAACTCAAGTGAGTATTTGTATATTTTGTTGGCGGTTGACtacgtctcaaagtgggtggaagtgATACCTACCCGCTTTGATGACGCTAATGCCATGATTTCTTTCATTAGAAATAATATTGTGTGCcgctatgggtcgccacgagcaatcgtgagcgaccaaggttctcactttgtaacaggaaggtagaagcaCTACTGAAGCGCTATGGGATATCACACAAGGTTTCAACTACCTATCACCCCCAAAcgaatgggcaagcagaagtgtCCAACTAGGAGATTAAGCGAATTTTGGAGAAAGTGGTGAATCCACAAAGGAAGGACTGGAGCTCTCGGTTGGgagatgcattatgggcataCAGGACGGCCTATAAGACCCCGTTAGGAATGAGCCCCTTTCGggtcgtctatggtaaggcatgccaccttccagtGAAGATTgagcataaagcctattgggcggtGAAGCAGTGTAACATGGACATCACCAAGGTGGGTGTAGCCCAGAAATTGAAACTGGAGGAGCTTGAATGTCTCAGGATGGAGGCATATGAGAATGCTCGGATTTACAAGGAGAAGACTAAGGCATTTCATAATCACCATATTCGGAAGAAagattttcaagaaggtgatgaagtCCTCCTCTACAACCCGAGGCTCAGATTCGTGCCTGGAAAGCTTCGTTCAAGATGGGAAGGGCCCTTCAAAGTGAAGAAGGTAAAGTCCTATGTTGTGGTGGAATTAATTGATCCTCAAAGTGAGGCAACCTTCAAGGTGAATGgccatagagtgaagaagtaccatggctacaaaTTACCAAAGAAAGTGGAGGTGCTCTTACTTGAGGATGCACCAAAAGGAGAGGAAGCATgagtgatgcaccactatttcgtggtacatcttatgcctaattgagtagattttatccactattctcacacttattcatagaattcggatgttttacattttccttcctaattttgtgctatgattgaaaacatgattctttggccttaaatttgctatgtttaatcctcttgataatgaaaaaatgattgcacacaaactcaccggcaagtgtaccgggtcgcatcaagtagtaataactcacaagagtgaggtcgatcccatagggattgatggatcaagaaactttagtgaggtgattagtttagtcaagctatcagttgtgaattgggtgaaattgaactagcagaaagtaaattgcaatgaatttaaattgcagaaagtaaattgacagaatcttaaataacaagaaatgtaaattgcagcaaatgtaaagggagttgggtgcagggaaattaaaggaAGTAGTAATTCAGAActcagaacaattgcagaagatttaaattgcatgaaaagtaaattcagatcacagcaaACTCAAATGAAAATTGTAGAGGAATAGAATTgcagaaaaatttaaattgaattcaATAATGAAATGTAACAAATGCAGAAAGATAAGAGTGTATCAAACTATgctaagctctctggagtctctaatcctccaagagagatcggagtctctaatcctccagcctaagccttctattctactcctactcctactgtgcGCTCTCCCTCTTCTctgaaatgaaactgatgcctttatataggctttacaaaatgaaaatgaaattaaaattgaaacaaattacaattcaaataaaattcctattctaactatttcttgtgcctttgagtgatgaaaatgggctctgcttgctttgaAGTTCACTTGGGCTTGGAATAAGATAAATTGGGCAGAGGTGATGCTTCCAGGAGAGCGTAGCGTTCATTAAGTGAGTGGAACGCTtttgcacccacgcgtacgcgtcctctgCGCGTGCGCATGCTTTTTGCATTTTGGgctttccacgcgtacgcgccttTCATGCTTACGCGTGCTTTGGCAATCTGGCCCATCGAGTCATTATCAATCTTTAGGTCCCAAAGCTCGCGCGCTCCTTTCAAGTGTACGTGTCGTTGATAGCATTTTCTTATCGAGCGCTACGTTAGCTTAGTGAACGCTactccatgcgtgcgcgtcatgcacgcgtgtgcgtgggtAGCAAAATCCCAATTCAAGCTTCAGCGCCAGCCACGTGTGCGCGTGCTTTGTCCCAAGTGCACtgtcgacgcgtgcgcgtcaagcacgcgtgcgcgtcgtttgcatAACTTTGCCTCCAAATTTTAACTTGCCTGAAAATGCTGGCTTAGTGAACGAAGCGTTCTCTGTGCAAATGAATACTAGTcatttccacgcgtacgcgttatgcacgcatacgcgtggttcTTCAAAATTCCTTGCCCGATGTGCGcgtcttgtacgcgtgcgcgtcgtgacATTTTTGCGCCAAGggccttttctttgtttaaatcatgggccacgcttttaaaagcgtggcctaaggctccaaagtgtgcccaAGCTCCAAAATGTGCCCCAGAattccttttttttcctttttagcttattttgtgctttttgcttctttttctacttatttcctataaagtttataaaattaaaagatcaaagaaatatgccatttaagcacaaaagcattcaatatttaagcactaatcatcaatttcttgtatgaaaaagcatagaaaaacatgacatgatgacatgtcatcacaacaccaaacttaaaccttgcttgtccccaagcaagaaaagaatcatgcagtaaattttgacaaaccaaggtgagaagaatagcaatttGATGTTCATagttggctagttttctatgcatgccacaatcacaaaagaaatgtaaatgattgatgcttctatctagctcattttatgaaatcttttctttatatttcttccttgaaacaagcttttcatttttttattagcttatcctttgcgGTTTTTTGCcctatgagttgataacaaagctacgtcttctaaatgctttgttttcaagtattaccacttgatacataagcaccacaagcatttaattagaggacttctttaagcttatttgtttcttttcttgactctctaatcattgatgctcagagccttgagctttgagggagtgcatttgcACTTGTGCCTAGCCTTGaccctaagtgttttgttttcaagctttttaccTGATACacaaacaccacaagtacttgacaattgaattgtcattggtactcagagccttcagctttctcattcttttccttttgcttttcttgccttaactgcatttgcttcttcaaggttttcatgatttcaaaaatttcataaaatgtcatagataaaaacttcaattgaataaaatctaatgcaattgagaaacaattaatcatactagccttccaatacttgtatgctcatgctaaattcttctttagtcccttgtttgtttatgatcatgatactttattgcttttgaactcacaaaactcaagttggtagtcataatatcACAGCAAGATGTTAAAAATCAGtaatcaaactatgcttattcataaaacacatgcatacaaagaagataaagacaatcatgcaattttcAGTGCTTGAAGTAAGTAGGAGGAGAAAGGAGtgttacaaccttgtagttcatcttccctgttgttgtccttttccttctattctttcccttcccatgccaaactcagaatgcttgcttatcctcaagcaacaattagaacaatggtgaTGGGGTCTAAAATGGACCATGAATGTCTTATACAATAAAAATGTTAGTggtacatgtgtttaagcaagcaaaataaaaaataacagtgAAGGCACAGGAAACAGAGACATTGCGATTGTAAAAATAAGAAGGGTGTGCAtcatacattgcataaaagatagtggcacaccaaacttagtgtgatactttcacttggaattgatgcaagtatccaataaagattagaaataatttttttttgcatagcaataccaaactttgaatgcaatcacatgtccatttatttgaactaaaactaagcaaatgaaactgttatatgttaaatacaatcaccaagccaagaatctgtcatgaataaggatttcttggtgaggtattaacaaaaacagttaaggagcaaaataaatgaaagcattaaaaatacCGAAATGACTAAagtaaagagaaaaataaaattgtctaactaaaagaaagataacactgcaaaggcattatgattatgcagacaagtagtgttgctgaATAACTTGCATAGAAAATACGtggcataccaaacttagaatcttagtgtgacactttcatttttgatttgatgcaatcatccagaaagattgaaaacaaattgttgctgggcaacaccaaacttagaatgtaatcatatgccaatttattgaaattaaacaaagcagATAGAGATGAGGTCAGTGAAACTAGCATCaatactttccaacgctgcatgctctccattttctcagatatgatagaaaaattcatcgaagtctttatggatgacttctcagtattcggagattcctttcctaattgcctaaatcacctggccctggtattgaaaagatgtcaagagactaatttggttttgaactgggagaaatgtcactttatggtgacaggaggaatagttcttggccataaggtttctaaccaaggcattgaggtggacagagctaaagtggaactcattgaaaaattacccccaccaagtgatgttaaggcaattaggagttttctaggacatgctggcttttacagaaggtttattaaagatttttcaaagatagccaagcctttaagcaatctccttgtatctgatacaccatttatctttgatgagaaGTGCATGCTAGCATTCGAAAACTTGAAAAGAGGCTatcctctgcccctatcatttccccacctaattggaatttaccatttgaactgatgtgcgatgcatctgatttcgcaattggggcagtgttaggacagaggaaagataacttggtccatgtgatatactatgccagcaaagtcctcaatgatactcaaagaaactataccattactgaaaaggagttgctggcaatagtttttgcatttgacaagtttagatcatacctcattggtgccaaaGTGATTGTCTTCACAgaccacacagcacttaaatatttatttgccaagcaagaatcaaaaccaagactaataagatggatcttattgttgcaggaattcaatattgaaatcagagacaagaaaggagtggagaacaaggtagcagattacctatccagaatccctcatgataaaAGAGGAACACATGATACAAATGTAAATGAGTTCTTCCCAGATGAACAGTTGATGACGATTCACAGAGtaccctggtttgcagatatttCCAATTTTaaggcaactggggctttacctccagaaatcaacaaacataaaaaaagaaagctcatcaatgacgcaaagtattttgtttgggatgaaccatatctcttcaagaagtgttcagatggaatcctgagaagatgtgtttcggaagaagagggacgagaggtcttgtggaactgccacggctcgtgctatggaggccattttggaggggatagaactgcggccaaggtgttacaaagcggattcttttggcccaccctattcaaggatgccaaagaactagtaaagaacTGCAATGAATGTTAAAGAGCTGGAAAcctacccaaaagaaatgagatgccacaaaatttcatcctagaactggaactgtttgatgtgtggggaatcgatttcatgggaccattcccaacctcatattcaaacaagtacatcttggtagcagtggattacatttccaagtgggtagaggctattgcaaccccaacgaatGACAACAAAGTGgttatgaacttcctcagaaagaacatctttagccggttcggagtcccacgagcactcatcaatgatggagggagccatttttgtaacagaccactagaagttCTCCTCCTACGATACGGAGTGAAAcacaaggttgccacaccttaccaccccAAACCAGTGGGCAAACCgagatatctaacagagagctaaaaaggatcctggaaaagactgtaggagcatcaagaaaggattggtcaaaaaagctggatgatgctctttgggcatacagaacggcattcaaaacaccaatcgggatgtccccatatcaactggtgtatggaaaggcctgtcatttaccattggagttggaacacaaagccctctgggctctcaagctactaaattttgatagtGTTGCTGCTGGTGAAAAGAGGGTCTTACAGCTGCAGGAAATGGAGGAATTCAGATctaagcctatgaaaatgccaaaatttacaaagaaaaggcaaagaaaagGCACGACGTCCATCTAACACCCAGGAGCTTCGAgaaaggacagcaagtgctcctctaGAACTCCAAATTAAGACTTTTccctgggaaactcaagtcaaggtggtcaggaccttttcttgtcacaaaggtctcgctatatggacacatagaaatcatggaggaaagttcaAGGAGGACgttcactgtgaacggacaaaggctcaagcactacatgggcaacatgggggaaagccCCAAAATGAAATATCATCTCAACTGATGGagaaatcgtcgagctagcgacgctaaaagagcgcttcattgggaggcaacccaacctaaggtagttttctttaggccaatgaggtatgatctaaacttgtcaaatgcaaaaactattgccagcaactccttttcagtagtggtatagtttctttgagtatcattgaggactttgctggcatagtatatcacatggaccaagttatctttcctctgtcctaacactgccctaATTGCGAAATTGTCGTGCtggaccttttctttattgttaccttagaaagtgcatgaaactaccttaaaaccataaagaaaaggtcagtgaaactggccagaatgccctggcatcatgcatgaattgtaaatcacacttttcacaactcgtaccactaaccagcaagtgcattgggtcatccaagtaataccttacgtgagtaagggtcgatcccacggagattgtcggcttgaagcaagctatggttattttgtaattcttagtcaggaaattaataataaaaatggttgggtttatgagaagtaattaacataaaataaataatacttgttatgcggtaatggagaacagattgaggttttggagatgctctgtcttctgaatctctgctttcctactgtcttcttcttcacgcacgcaggtctccttccatggcaagctgtatgttggtggatcaccattgtcaatggctaccatctatcctctcagtgaaaatggtccaaatgtgctgtcaccgcacggctaatcatctgtcggttctcactcatgttggaatagaatccattgattcttttgcgtctgtcactatgcccaacacttgcgattttgaagctcgtcatagtcatcccttcccaaatcctactcggaataccacagacaagatttagactttctggatctcaggaatggccgccaatagttctagcctataccatgaagactctgatcgtgaaccaggaggctaagagatacacactcaagctaatgcagatagaacggaggtagttgtcaggcacgcgttcataggtgagaatgatgatgagtgtcacagatcatcacattcatcaggatgaagtgcgagtgaatatcttagaatagaaacaagcgtgattgaatgaaaaacagtagtaattgaattaattcatcgaaacacaacaAAGCTCCTCCCTCcaatcatggggtttagagactcattccgtcagaaatacaatgtgaagtgtagaaaatgtcatgaggtacatagtaagtctctaaattttgtttttatactaaactagtagctagggttacagaaaataagtaactaagtgcagatagtgcagaaatctacttccggggcccacttggtgtgtgcttgggttgagcattgagctttacacgtgtagaggcttctcttggagttaaacgccaggttgcagcctatttgtggcatttaactctgatttgtaacctatttctggcgtttaacttcagaatagggcaggaagttggcgtttgaatgccagtttgcatcatcaaaactcgggcaaagtatggactattatatattgctggaaatccgtggatgtctactttccaacgcaattgagagcacactaTTTGGAtttttatagctccagaaaatccatttcaagtgtagggaggtcagaatccaacagcatctgcagtcctttttcagcctctgaatcagattttgctcaggtccctcaatttcagccagaaaatatctgaaatcacagaaaaacatacaaactcatagtaaagtctagaaatgtgaattttgcttgaaaactaattaaattatactaaaaactacctaaaaataatgccaaaaagcgtataaattatccactcatcacaacaccaaacttaaattgttgcttgtccccaagcaactgaaaataaaagaggataaaaagaagagaatatactataaattccaaaatatcaatgaaaattagctccaattagataagcgggactcgtagctttttgcctctgaacagttttggcatctcactttatcctttgaagtttagaacgattggcatctataggaactcagaatttagatagtgttattgattctcctagttcagtacgttgattcttgaacacagctactttatgagtcttggccgtggccctaagaactttattttccagtattaccaccggatacataaatgccacagacacataactgggtgaaccttttcagattgtgactcagtgacgtggcggaaattggcgagttaagaattgttataagatatgcg
This window contains:
- the LOC112721376 gene encoding uncharacterized protein, encoding MTSVFSDLMESCLEVFMDDFSVHGTSFDSFLENLAKVLARTAYKTPLGMSPFRVVYGKACHLPVKIEHKAYWAVKQCNMDITKVGVAQKLKLEELECLRMEAYENARIYKEKTKAFHNHHIRKKDFQEGDEVLLYNPRLRFVPGKLRSRWEGPFKVKKVKSYVVVELIDPQSEATFKVNGHRVKKYHGYKLPKKVEVLLLEDAPKGEEA